A stretch of Alkalicella caledoniensis DNA encodes these proteins:
- a CDS encoding uracil-xanthine permease family protein, with protein sequence MSERKLTPLNILPLSIQHLFAMFGATILVPALTGLDPLVALFTSGMGTILFAIITKGKVPAYLGSSFAFIAPIIVVRDSHSIAVAMGACVVVGLVYVIVSALVKVVGTKFFEKYLPAVVVGPVIMTIGLSLAGVANDMASGHLPLALITLSIVIAFTIFGKGMLKIIPILLGIAGGYVIALIFNFLIVNNMVPEFLTGIIGTEAIFDFSELAKTSWMPALPNFIKPEFEISAMVAIVPFAIVTLVEHLGDVLAIGKTVEQDFVKEPGLHRTILGDGVATLLAAFVGGPPNTTYGENIGVLAITKVREPIVVQVAALIVLVLSFLPKFGALLATIPVAVMGGIVILLFGMISSVGIRTLVDSKIDLANTRNLIIVSSILIFALSGIEILGFYGMGLGALVGIFLNAVLPEKVSK encoded by the coding sequence ATGTCAGAGAGAAAATTAACACCCCTTAACATTTTGCCATTATCCATTCAACATTTATTCGCAATGTTCGGTGCAACAATACTTGTACCAGCCCTTACAGGTCTTGATCCATTAGTAGCACTATTTACATCAGGTATGGGTACTATTTTATTTGCAATCATAACAAAAGGTAAGGTGCCAGCATACTTAGGATCTTCCTTCGCTTTTATAGCCCCTATTATAGTGGTTAGAGATAGCCACTCTATTGCAGTAGCCATGGGAGCATGTGTTGTTGTAGGTTTGGTATATGTAATTGTATCAGCTTTAGTAAAAGTCGTGGGAACTAAGTTTTTTGAGAAATACTTACCAGCAGTTGTTGTAGGTCCAGTAATTATGACAATTGGTTTGTCTTTAGCAGGTGTTGCTAACGATATGGCTTCAGGGCACCTACCACTAGCACTTATTACACTATCCATAGTTATTGCCTTCACCATCTTTGGCAAAGGAATGCTTAAAATAATCCCAATACTACTGGGTATAGCCGGTGGTTATGTAATAGCTTTAATCTTCAACTTCTTGATAGTAAACAACATGGTACCAGAGTTTTTAACAGGAATTATTGGTACAGAAGCAATTTTTGATTTTAGTGAACTTGCTAAAACAAGCTGGATGCCAGCACTTCCAAACTTCATTAAACCAGAATTTGAGATATCAGCCATGGTAGCAATAGTACCATTTGCTATTGTTACACTAGTAGAGCACTTAGGTGATGTACTGGCTATAGGAAAAACAGTTGAGCAAGATTTCGTTAAGGAACCTGGCTTACACAGAACCATCTTAGGTGATGGAGTAGCCACCTTATTAGCTGCCTTTGTAGGTGGCCCTCCAAACACAACCTATGGTGAAAATATTGGTGTACTTGCAATCACAAAGGTTAGAGAACCTATAGTAGTGCAAGTGGCTGCTTTAATAGTTCTTGTACTAAGTTTCTTGCCAAAATTCGGTGCCTTACTTGCTACAATCCCAGTAGCAGTAATGGGCGGTATCGTAATACTACTTTTCGGTATGATATCTTCAGTGGGGATTAGAACATTAGTTGATTCTAAAATAGATCTAGCAAACACTAGAAACCTTATCATAGTATCCTCAATTTTAATATTTGCCTTAAGTGGAATCGAAATATTAGGATTCTACGGAATGGGACTAGGTGCCCTTGTAGGTATATTCTTAAATGCTGTCTTACCTGAAAAAGTAAGTAAGTAA
- a CDS encoding Rqc2 family fibronectin-binding protein, translating to MLDILFLNKYVSEVSNDLINSRVDKIYQPRSLELLFSIRKPGETVFLRLDSGAENTHFRITKKSTENPSNPPAFCMLLRKYLIGSKILEVNVVENERIINFVFQGRHPNGNVAKWILSFEIMGKHSNVVFYQVDTLEVLGLLKPIQSSVRELKVGGQYSLPPAQLKLSEGNLNTKEFMIRSLGDENLNLDKVIVKYFPKASPILVKEFLYKYSLENEPLGKLDDNKIGVIIDKYKDFLQNIKFKPIMFIDSKGMLKDFYCMQLDHLNGKIKSQEHTSFMDLVREFYDTKESIDIINRTKSILNKVINQSLKKLQKKQKTLNKDLDLYTNSNHFKDIGDLLMANLHFIKKGMTSIDVINYFTSQTETIKLDPSLNPIQNSQYYYKKYSKAKRGLAIVQDNLNKVNEEILYLESLILYVETNTDRIGLLEIEKELEKEGYVKHKVEKGFKNGQNQKKTPEESKPLNYISSDGFTILVGRNNKQNDQLTLRVAKKDDVWFHVKGIPGSHVIIKDGSRAPENTLYEAALLAAYYSKGKLSSNVPVDYTEVKNVFKPKGAKPGMVNYVEYKTLFVTPSEENIVKMERT from the coding sequence ATGCTAGATATTTTGTTTTTAAATAAATATGTAAGTGAAGTAAGTAACGATTTAATAAATTCAAGGGTAGATAAGATATACCAACCCCGTAGCTTAGAGCTATTGTTTTCTATTAGAAAACCTGGCGAAACAGTTTTTTTAAGACTTGATTCAGGTGCTGAAAATACACACTTTAGAATAACAAAAAAATCTACGGAAAACCCCAGTAATCCTCCTGCATTTTGTATGTTGTTAAGGAAATACCTCATAGGCAGCAAAATCCTAGAAGTAAATGTTGTGGAAAATGAGAGGATAATAAATTTTGTCTTTCAAGGAAGGCATCCAAATGGCAATGTTGCTAAATGGATACTTTCCTTTGAAATCATGGGGAAACATAGTAATGTAGTATTTTATCAGGTAGACACACTTGAAGTATTAGGGCTGCTAAAGCCTATCCAGTCATCCGTTAGAGAGCTCAAAGTAGGTGGACAGTACTCGCTCCCACCTGCTCAATTAAAATTGTCAGAAGGTAATTTGAATACCAAAGAGTTCATGATTAGATCACTAGGTGATGAGAACTTAAACCTCGACAAAGTTATAGTTAAGTACTTTCCAAAGGCTAGCCCAATACTAGTAAAGGAATTTTTATACAAGTACTCTTTAGAAAATGAACCCTTAGGCAAGTTAGATGATAATAAAATAGGTGTTATAATAGATAAATATAAAGATTTTCTCCAGAATATAAAGTTTAAACCTATAATGTTCATTGACAGTAAAGGAATGTTGAAAGACTTTTATTGTATGCAACTGGATCATCTAAATGGGAAAATTAAAAGTCAAGAACACACTTCATTTATGGATTTAGTCAGGGAATTTTACGATACCAAAGAGTCAATAGATATTATAAATAGAACCAAATCTATTCTTAACAAAGTCATAAACCAAAGTCTTAAGAAGTTACAAAAAAAGCAAAAAACTCTAAATAAGGATTTAGACCTTTACACAAATAGCAATCACTTTAAAGACATAGGTGATTTACTAATGGCAAACTTACACTTCATAAAAAAGGGAATGACTAGTATAGATGTAATTAATTATTTTACTTCTCAAACCGAGACAATAAAGCTCGATCCAAGCCTAAACCCCATACAAAATAGTCAGTATTACTATAAAAAATACTCTAAGGCAAAAAGGGGACTTGCCATAGTACAAGACAACTTAAATAAAGTAAATGAAGAAATCTTGTACCTAGAGTCTTTGATTTTGTATGTTGAAACTAATACCGATAGAATAGGCTTATTAGAAATAGAAAAAGAACTTGAAAAAGAGGGTTATGTTAAACACAAAGTGGAAAAGGGATTTAAAAATGGCCAAAATCAAAAAAAGACTCCTGAGGAGTCAAAACCATTAAACTATATATCCAGTGATGGATTTACTATTTTAGTTGGTAGAAATAATAAACAAAACGACCAACTTACTCTGAGAGTGGCTAAAAAGGATGATGTATGGTTCCATGTTAAAGGCATACCTGGTAGTCATGTCATCATAAAAGATGGCTCCAGGGCTCCCGAGAACACCTTATACGAGGCAGCCCTCCTCGCCGCATACTATAGCAAAGGTAAATTGTCTTCTAATGTACCAGTGGACTACACAGAAGTAAAAAATGTTTTTAAACCCAAAGGGGCAAAACCAGGAATGGTAAATTATGTTGAGTATAAAACTTTGTTTGTGACACCTTCTGAAGAAAATATTGTAAAGATGGAGAGAACATAA
- a CDS encoding calcium-translocating P-type ATPase, SERCA-type has protein sequence MLDLSLKEIQSKLVTDFERGLNSKQHQQRLKKDGENILQKTHSISPISIFLSQFKDAMVLVLLMATLISGILGEIYDGITIVIIIMLNAVLGFIQEYKAEKSLQALSKLTAPKTKVIRDGKTVNVDTKELVVGDIVLLSSGDKVPADLRIIEEYSLEVDESALTGESVPVVKDATKMVDGINIADAVNSCFKGTSVTKGRGKGVVVATGMDTAMGQIADMIQTAGNEPTPLQIRLAQLGKILVTICLIVSVLVVLVGIWRGEDIYKMFLAGVSLAVAAIPEGLPAIVTVCLAIGVQRMLRRRAIVRKLPAVETLGCATVVCSDKTGTLTQNKMTVEKVYFDNSNIEVTGNGYEPRGQLFLKNQTVSTENKILEKLMEIAVLCNNATLHKKEIPIKGMFRKGKDNWSIDGDPTEGALLVLGAKTGWWKEKLLTNYKIFKEFPFDSSRKMMSVVVDKGASKFTLTKGAPDIVLDKCTKILEKGIEQPLTESKKETIKRVIEDYGKEGYRNIALSYNTYTNDYSVESNMIFVGVCAISDPPRPEVFSAVEKCKRAGIKTVMITGDHKDTATAIARQLKILPEYGKVLTGIDMSSMSFEELKEVVDEVYVYARVLPEHKLKIVKALKAIGHTVAMTGDGINDGPAIKEADIGIAMGITGTEVTKEAASLILTDDNFATIVEAVEEGRSIYDNIRKFIRFLLSCNIGEIMTMLLAMLMGLPLPLKPIQILWVNLATDGLPAMALGLEKAEKGIMERKPRGKNESIFSRGLDFKIFSRGMLIGFITLTMFIIGYRKSMGDIEFARTMAFATLICAQLFHVFDCKSEDKSIFEINIFSNLYLVFAVLSSSVLMLIVIYLPSLQGVFSTKPLELTDWLWIVCIVCIPYAIQMIKLILLFVFKPKAVTTK, from the coding sequence GTGTTAGACCTTTCTTTAAAGGAAATACAATCCAAATTAGTGACAGACTTTGAAAGGGGATTAAACTCTAAACAGCACCAGCAAAGATTAAAAAAAGATGGTGAAAATATATTACAAAAAACCCATAGTATCTCGCCCATTAGTATATTTTTAAGTCAGTTTAAAGATGCAATGGTGTTGGTATTGTTAATGGCAACTCTTATTTCAGGTATCTTAGGCGAAATATACGATGGTATAACAATTGTAATAATCATTATGCTTAATGCAGTTCTTGGCTTCATCCAGGAATACAAAGCAGAAAAATCATTACAGGCCCTTTCAAAACTTACAGCACCTAAAACTAAAGTTATACGGGATGGAAAAACAGTTAATGTGGATACAAAAGAATTAGTTGTAGGGGACATAGTTTTACTGAGTAGTGGAGATAAGGTCCCAGCGGATCTTAGAATTATTGAAGAATATTCACTGGAGGTTGACGAATCTGCCCTTACTGGCGAATCGGTACCTGTAGTAAAAGACGCCACAAAAATGGTCGATGGAATAAATATAGCTGATGCTGTAAATTCATGTTTTAAAGGAACATCTGTTACTAAAGGTAGAGGAAAAGGTGTGGTTGTGGCCACTGGAATGGATACAGCCATGGGGCAAATTGCAGATATGATTCAAACAGCGGGAAATGAGCCTACACCCCTCCAAATAAGACTTGCACAGTTGGGTAAGATTTTGGTAACAATTTGCCTTATTGTCAGTGTCTTAGTGGTTCTCGTTGGTATATGGCGTGGTGAAGATATCTATAAAATGTTCCTAGCAGGTGTAAGTCTCGCAGTTGCTGCCATACCAGAAGGTTTGCCTGCTATAGTTACAGTGTGCTTAGCTATTGGTGTACAAAGGATGTTAAGAAGGAGGGCAATTGTTCGGAAGCTACCTGCCGTTGAGACCCTAGGTTGTGCAACAGTTGTGTGTAGCGATAAGACAGGTACCCTTACCCAAAATAAAATGACAGTTGAAAAGGTGTACTTTGATAACAGCAATATCGAGGTAACAGGTAATGGGTATGAACCTAGAGGTCAGCTATTTTTAAAAAATCAAACTGTAAGTACAGAAAATAAAATCTTAGAAAAATTAATGGAAATAGCGGTGTTGTGCAATAATGCCACTCTACATAAAAAGGAAATTCCTATTAAGGGTATGTTTAGAAAAGGTAAAGACAACTGGTCAATTGATGGAGATCCAACAGAAGGGGCGTTATTAGTTTTAGGAGCAAAGACTGGGTGGTGGAAAGAGAAACTCTTAACTAACTATAAAATATTTAAGGAATTCCCCTTTGATTCATCTAGAAAAATGATGAGTGTAGTTGTTGATAAGGGAGCAAGTAAATTTACACTTACAAAGGGTGCCCCTGATATTGTTTTAGATAAATGTACTAAAATTCTTGAAAAGGGCATAGAACAGCCTCTAACAGAATCAAAAAAAGAAACCATCAAAAGGGTAATTGAGGATTATGGTAAAGAAGGATATAGAAACATAGCATTAAGCTATAATACTTATACTAACGACTATTCAGTTGAAAGCAATATGATATTTGTGGGTGTCTGCGCCATATCTGACCCCCCTAGGCCAGAGGTTTTTAGTGCTGTTGAAAAGTGCAAGAGAGCAGGAATAAAAACAGTTATGATCACTGGTGATCATAAGGATACTGCCACTGCCATAGCTAGACAACTTAAAATTCTACCTGAATATGGAAAGGTGCTGACAGGAATAGATATGTCTAGTATGAGTTTTGAGGAATTAAAAGAGGTAGTGGATGAAGTTTATGTCTATGCTAGAGTTCTACCGGAACATAAACTTAAAATTGTTAAAGCACTTAAAGCAATAGGTCACACCGTTGCAATGACTGGGGATGGGATAAATGACGGTCCAGCCATAAAAGAGGCAGATATAGGAATAGCAATGGGTATAACGGGTACTGAAGTAACAAAAGAGGCTGCATCCCTAATACTAACAGACGATAACTTCGCAACAATTGTTGAAGCTGTTGAAGAAGGAAGAAGTATTTATGATAATATTAGAAAATTTATACGTTTTTTGCTCTCGTGTAATATTGGTGAGATAATGACTATGCTATTGGCAATGCTTATGGGCTTGCCACTACCTTTAAAGCCTATTCAAATACTGTGGGTCAATCTAGCAACAGATGGGTTGCCTGCAATGGCCCTGGGGTTAGAAAAAGCTGAAAAAGGTATCATGGAGAGAAAACCCCGGGGTAAAAATGAAAGTATTTTTTCTAGGGGGTTAGACTTTAAGATATTTAGTAGGGGGATGTTAATAGGGTTTATTACCCTTACCATGTTCATCATTGGCTATAGAAAATCAATGGGTGATATAGAATTTGCAAGAACCATGGCCTTTGCAACACTTATATGTGCACAGTTGTTCCATGTATTCGATTGTAAGAGTGAAGACAAGTCCATATTTGAAATAAACATTTTTAGTAATTTGTATTTAGTCTTTGCAGTGCTTTCATCATCAGTTCTTATGCTTATTGTAATTTATCTACCAAGCTTACAAGGGGTATTCTCAACTAAACCCTTAGAGTTAACAGATTGGTTATGGATTGTCTGTATAGTTTGTATACCTTATGCAATCCAAATGATAAAATTAATACTACTGTTTGTATTCAAACCCAAAGCTGTAACTACAAAGTGA